CCGGCACGCTCGACCCGATGGCCGGCGGCGTGCTCATCCTCTGCCTGGGCACGGCCACGCGCATCAGCGAATATCTGCTCGGCGGCGACAAACAATATCGCGCCACCGTGCGGCTGGGGCAGACCACGACCACCTACGACGCCGAAGGCCAATTCCTGGAACAGAGTCTGGTGACTGTGGGGCTTGATCAAATCGAATCGGCTCTGCCCAATTTTCGCGGAACGATCTCGCAAGTGCCGCCCGCTTTCTCGGCGGTGCAAGTGGGTGGTCGCCGCGCCTACAACATGGCCCGTCACGGCGAAACGCCCAACCTGGCTCCCCGCTCGGTCACCATTCACGGCCTCGATCTGATTTCGTGGCAATCGCCCGATCTCACTCTCAACATCACCTGCTCGGCGGGAACGTATATTCGCTCGCTGGCGCACGATTTGGGCCGGGCGCTCGGTTGCGGCGGCTATCTCACCGCCCTCAGCCGCACCGCCGCCGGCGGCTTCACCTTAGAAGACGCCCACGAACTGTCGCACATCGAAAGCACCTTCAAGGCTGGGAATGGCGCAACGCTGATCCGTCCCACCGATCACGCCCTGAGCAGTTGGCCGGTCGTGTCTCTTGACGCCGCCGGGGCCAACCGCATCCTGCACGGCAACCCGGTTCCCATTCAAAACCTGCCTCAAGGCTCAGGCCTGGGCCGCGCTTATGATCCCAACGGTTGTCTGATCGCCATCGTCGAGGCCGACCCGGCCAGCGGGCAGTGGAAGCCAAAGAAAGTTTTAGCAACCGCATGATTCACGCTCATTCACTGGCCGAACTGGGAACGCCCGAACGTCCGGCCCTGCTCACCCTCGGCTCGTTCGACGGCGTGCATCTCGGCCATCAGGCGCTCATTCGCGGCCTCGTCGCCAAAGCGCAACAACGCGATATGCGCGCCGCCGTCGTCACCTTCTTTCCGCATCCGGCCGTCGTCTTGCGCGGGCGGCGGCCCGCCTTCTACCTCAACACGCCCGAAGAAAAAGCCGGACAGTTGGCGGCCCTGGGCGTGGACGTGGTTGTGACTCATCCGTTCAATCATGAGGTTGCCAACATCACCGCCGCCGATTTTGTCGAACGACTGCAAGCCGCCCTCAACTTCAAAGAGGTCTGGTGCGGCGCAGATTTTGCTTTCGGCCACAACCGCGAAGGCAACGTGGCCTGGCTGAAAGCGCGCGGCGGCAACTACGGTTACGAAGTGCGTGTGGTTGAACCGATGATGTCGGGCAACGCCGTGATTTCATCCAGCCGTGTGCGCCTGGCCCTGACCGACGGAAACGTCGGGGAAGCCGCCGACTGTTTGGGCCGCCCCTTCCAACTCAACGGCCTTGTCGTCGAAGGCAACCGCCGGGGCCGGACCATCGGCGTCCCCACAGCCAACCTGCAACTCTGGGACGAACAGGCTTACCCGGCGCGCGGCGTGTACGCCTGCAAAGCCCGGATCGGCAGTGAAGCCGTCAACGCCGTCGCCAACATCGGCGTGCGCCCCACCTTTGAAACTGACGCCCAACCCACCGTCGAAGCCCACCTGCTCGATTTCAACCGCGACCTCTACGGCCAAAGTCTAACACTCGACTTCATTGCCCGCCTGCGCCCGGAGCAAAAATTCAACGGCGTGAGCGAGTTGGTTGCTCAGATACACCGAGATATTCGAAGCGCAAGGGAAATCCTGACATCGCAGGAGTCAGGAGTCAGAAGTCAGTAGCCAGAATATTCTGACTCCTGACTCCTGGCTTCTGAATTCTTACCGTGCCTCAACGCGACATTTACCTTCTCTCACCCAAACATCTCAGCCCCGAAACCATCGCCGTCACCTTCGCCAAAACCTCGCGCAGTCCCGAATCCTTCCGCGAGATTGCCGCCGAGTTGAGCGACGCCGAGTCGGCCAGGTTTCACGAAAAGTGGGTGGTCGGCTACGGCCACGCCTCGGTGGCCGAGCACGCCGTTTTGCACATCGCCTTCGAGAACGTCTCGCGGCTCGCTATCGAGTGCATCGAGTCCAACCGCCTTGCCTCCTACACCGAAAAATCCACTCGCTACCAAAAATGGGACCCGGACGGTTTCTACACCCCGCGCGTCATCGCCGACTCTCAACGCGCCGAACTCTACCAGCAAACCTGCACCCGGCTGTTCAACGTTTATCGCGAGTCGCTGGCCCCAGTCAGGCGCTGGGTCGAAACTCAATTCCCGCGCAAAGAGAACGAGAGCGAAGCAAGATATGATGGCCGCATCCGCTCCAAATACGTGGACAACTGCCGCTTCATCCTGCCCGCCGCCGCGCTGGCCAATTTGGGCATGACGGCCAACGCCCGCGTCTTCGAAAACGCCATTCGCAAAATGCTCTCGCACCCGCTTGAAGAAGTGCGCGAGATCGGCGAAGAGGTCAAGCGCGTCGCCCTCGGCGAAACGCCGACGCTAGTGAAGTATGCGGAGAGAGTGCCGTATCTGGCTGAATTGCCGACGATGGACGACGGACGATGGACGACGGAACGTCCGTCGCCCGTCATTCGTCCTTCGTCAACTTCCAACTGGCTGACGCTGGTTGACTACGACCGAGATGGCGAAAATAAATTCCTGGCCGCTGTTCTCTACCGATTC
This region of Chloroflexota bacterium genomic DNA includes:
- the truB gene encoding tRNA pseudouridine(55) synthase TruB; translation: GTLDPMAGGVLILCLGTATRISEYLLGGDKQYRATVRLGQTTTTYDAEGQFLEQSLVTVGLDQIESALPNFRGTISQVPPAFSAVQVGGRRAYNMARHGETPNLAPRSVTIHGLDLISWQSPDLTLNITCSAGTYIRSLAHDLGRALGCGGYLTALSRTAAGGFTLEDAHELSHIESTFKAGNGATLIRPTDHALSSWPVVSLDAAGANRILHGNPVPIQNLPQGSGLGRAYDPNGCLIAIVEADPASGQWKPKKVLATA
- a CDS encoding bifunctional riboflavin kinase/FAD synthetase, yielding MSDRHRRGRPGQRAVEAKESFSNRMIHAHSLAELGTPERPALLTLGSFDGVHLGHQALIRGLVAKAQQRDMRAAVVTFFPHPAVVLRGRRPAFYLNTPEEKAGQLAALGVDVVVTHPFNHEVANITAADFVERLQAALNFKEVWCGADFAFGHNREGNVAWLKARGGNYGYEVRVVEPMMSGNAVISSSRVRLALTDGNVGEAADCLGRPFQLNGLVVEGNRRGRTIGVPTANLQLWDEQAYPARGVYACKARIGSEAVNAVANIGVRPTFETDAQPTVEAHLLDFNRDLYGQSLTLDFIARLRPEQKFNGVSELVAQIHRDIRSAREILTSQESGVRSQ
- a CDS encoding FAD-dependent thymidylate synthase, yielding MPQRDIYLLSPKHLSPETIAVTFAKTSRSPESFREIAAELSDAESARFHEKWVVGYGHASVAEHAVLHIAFENVSRLAIECIESNRLASYTEKSTRYQKWDPDGFYTPRVIADSQRAELYQQTCTRLFNVYRESLAPVRRWVETQFPRKENESEARYDGRIRSKYVDNCRFILPAAALANLGMTANARVFENAIRKMLSHPLEEVREIGEEVKRVALGETPTLVKYAERVPYLAELPTMDDGRWTTERPSPVIRPSSTSNWLTLVDYDRDGENKFLAAVLYRFGGMSFTEAMTAVRAMTDQERAGLAAEALGKLDKYDTPLRELEHVTYTFDSWMDQGAYFEVKRHRMMTQTPQRLAAGLGWATPSAFEAAGFNAEYQAAMQMAAETYQALAADFPEEASYVIPNAFNRRLLMTLNLREAFAFCELRTAPNAHFSVRRVAARMYELIREAHPLLAGFMRCGERPTAESIEQEFFVSVA